One Cucurbita pepo subsp. pepo cultivar mu-cu-16 chromosome LG09, ASM280686v2, whole genome shotgun sequence DNA window includes the following coding sequences:
- the LOC111802565 gene encoding uncharacterized protein LOC111802565 — MIINHCGAAMAAKPAWLQALMAETFFGTCLLHENRRKSEKNVFCLHCCLSICPHCLSSHRAHPLLQVRRYVYHDVIRLGDLEKLIDCSHIQPYTINGAKVIFLNYRPQSRPCKQGSSNACFTCDRILQEPFHFCSLSCKVDHMVFQGQDLCEILHRFDESDFSYSQFESLRMDGLEGIDDDAAAAAAGGCGGTPNSMVEEPPQFNKASSCSEGTHIFKRKNKGTDFLPAGIVLSLSSRRKGAPQRAPLS, encoded by the exons ATGATCATCAACCATTGTGGCGCTGCCATGGCCGCCAAGCCTGCATGGCTTCAGGCCCTCATGGCCGAGACCTTCTTTGGCACTTGTTTGCTTCATGAAAACCGCCGGAAGTCCGAGAAGAATGTGTTTTGTTTGCATTGTTGTCTTAGTATTTGTCCTCACTGCCTCTCTTCTCACCGTGCTCATCCTCTTCTTCAG GTTAGACGATACGTTTACCACGACGTAATTCGATTGGGCGATCTCGAAAAGCTCATAGACTGTTCCCATATTCAG CCCTACACCATAAACGGAGCCAAAGTTATATTCTTGAATTACAGGCCACAATCAAGGCCATGCAAACAAGGCTCATCAAACGCTTGCTTCACCTGCGACAGAATTCTCCAAGAACCCTTCCATTTTTGCTCTCTTTCTTGCAAAGTGGATCACATGGTGTTCCAAGGCCAAGATTTATGCGAGATTCTCCACAGGTTCGACGAGTCCGATTTCTCTTACTCCCAATTCGAATCCCTTCGAATGGACGGACTAGAGGGTATCGACGACGACGCCGCCGCTGCCGCCGCCGGCGGCTGCGGCGGCACACCGAATTCCATGGTGGAAGAACCACCGCAGTTCAACAAAGCCTCGTCTTGCTCGGAGGGTACTCATAtctttaaaagaaagaacaaaggcACTGATTTTCTTCCCGCCGGCATCGTTTTGTCGCTCAGTAGTAGAAGGAAGGGCGCCCCTCAAAGGGCGCCGCTTTCTTGA
- the LOC111802158 gene encoding uncharacterized protein LOC111802158: MERNVKRGTIDQHSNYEQVRHANLEARNQGLGSTIQRSFHDPSSNISSNIRPPEYNMPVGASPVHNYSIQTGEEFALEFMRERVNAKHQFILTNSPDPGVTTGYMDLKGIVGLPHPSSESGSSIPMLNPVEKDHVQHFERGGFSHEEKSIYNSRRFVPRASSRNDVIPLHGSTSSGASDSSSRKVKFMCSFGGKVMPRPCDGKLRYVGGETRIIRITKDISWLNLLQKTSTIYDQVHTIKYQLPGEDLDALVSVSCDEDLQNMMEECNVTEYGGSTKPRMFLFSISDLEDAQIGVRSAEGDTEFEYVVAVNGMDLSSRRNSTPLANTSGNNLDELLALNVGSESGQVAPELSDNIKSSLTISAPSFSPSSQTSWTNSSSGFKPNLQQLSGQKLQQGDFGPPQLSSFRPMQSLSENVGKTSIPSSIQAQREYVLINNAAPVENISSIPSKGHVNQQGGLATDNPVSGFHTQDSDASLKEGKITEIPTLKLNEPDKIQSLEKEASFKDAQIKRQGSLHKIDETNESENFEHEYLVSSNLNDASVLSYNSKGVQVINLDTDVGSSFPLSKSNKKHQDPAQESVPLEVSNEGNNRTEGDKFSSDGLPTSGFGVSEADETGFSYHEPILPPRVFHSERIPREQAELNRLSKSDDSFGSQFLRTQDNSNFSQTIIESAETLLDGNATLKPEQSVSSSNVPRGNSHAVEDGLEAFEKYKTLADTSNKMMNISGEHDGAEVSDMSNIRSPANRKEAGGLAHLRASEEVSDKCKEESLMGPLESGWIDGSTHKNQGNETQEQTEPSSLAENPGKTVTEVESGVGINTPEHGDILIDINDRFPRDFLSDIFSKARNFESISGINPLHANGAGLSLNVENHEPKRWSYFRNLAQEEFVGRDASLMDDDHLGRTWRIMSLSVGHTLETWLRRSLLEGMLLLWMMTTWARNFESISGINPLHANGAGLSLNVENHEPKRWSYFRNLAQEEFVGRDASLMDDDHLGFSSSLANSDVGAIYHRDSQINFGDNIQPESCLLTGPSSTNPYTDYVSSKPKGDDSIQLDDPSAKAQHTKGQHAENVDAKLDIQDIGVPLADIYLEEFDISTLQIINNEDLEEQRELGSGTFGTVYHGKWRGSDVAIKRIKKSCFTCRSSEQERLTVEFWREAEILSKLHHPNVVAFYGVVQDGPGGTLATVTEFMVNGSLRNVLLSKDRYLDRRKRLIIAMDAAFGMEYLHSKNIVHFDLKCDNLLVNLKDPLRPICKVGDFGLSKIKRNTLVTGGVRGTLPWMAPELLNGSSSKVSEKVDVFSFGIVLWEILTGEEPYANMHYGAIIGGIVNNTLRPPVPNFCDPDWILLMEQCWSPDPVARPSFTDIARRLRVMSTTTQTKAPHGHQPQNQAPK; this comes from the exons ATGGAAAGAAATGTGAAAAGAGGTACCATAGATCAACATAGCAATTATGAACAAGTTCGACATGCTAATTTGGAAGCAAGAAATCAGGGACTTGGGTCGACAATTCAAAGATCTTTCCACGATCCATCAAGCAACATCAGCTCCAACATTCGACCCCCTGAATATAATATGCCAGTTGGAGCTAGTCCTGTCCACAACTACTCCATTCAAACTGGCGAGGAATTTGCACTTGAATTTATGCGGGAAAGGGTGAATGCCAAGCATCAATTTATTCTCACCAATAGTCCTGACCCAGGTGTTACAACTGGGTACATGGATTTAAAAGGCATTGTAGGACTTCCCCATCCAAGTTCCGAGAGTGGATCTAGCATTCCCATGCTCAACCCTGTAGAAAAAGATCATGTTCAACATTTTGAAAGAGGGGGCTTTTCACATGAAGAAAAGAGTATATATAATTCAAGGAGGTTTGTCCCAAGAGCCTCATCAAGAAATGATGTCATTCCACTTCATGGTTCTACATCTTCAGGAGCATCTGATAGCTCATCAAGAAAGGTGAAATTCATGTGCAGTTTTGGTGGTAAAGTCATGCCTCGCCCTTGTGATGGAAAACTTAGGTATGTTGGAGGGGAAACACGTATTATCCGTATAACCAAGGATATTTCTTGGTTGAATCTGCTGCAGAAAACATCAACAATTTACGATCAAGTTCATACTATTAAATATCAGTTACCTGGTGAGGATCTTGATGCATTGGTTTCTGTATCTTGTGATGAGGACTTGCAAAACATGATGGAGGAATGTAATGTAACAGAATATGGGGGCTCAACAAAGCCAAgaatgttcttgttttctatTTCTGATTTAGAGGATGCTCAAATTGGTGTCAGAAGTGCAGAGGGTGATACAGAGTTTGAATATGTAGTAGCTGTAAATGGTATGGACCTCAGTTCAAGAAGGAACTCCACGCCCTTGGCCAATACTTCAGGAAACAATTTAGATGAGTTGCTTGCCCTTAACGTTGGATCAGAGAGTGGTCAAGTTGCTCCAGAATTGTCTGACAACATCAAATCATCTCTGACCATTTCTGCACCTTCATTTTCTCCGTCCTCTCAAACCAGTTGGACCAATTCATCTAGTGGTTTCAAGCCCAATTTGCAGCAATTGTCAGGACAAAAGTTGCAGCAAGGTGATTTTGGGCCTCCCCAACTCTCTTCTTTCCGCCCCATGCAAAGTTTATCTGAAAATGTTGGAAAGACTTCAATTCCTTCATCCATTCAGGCACAACGTGAGTACGTTCTTATTAACAATGCAGCACCTGTAGAGAATATATCTTCAATTCCCAGCAAAGGACATGTGAATCAACAGGGTGGCTTGGCTACAGACAATCCGGTCAGTGGTTTTCACACACAAGATTCAGATGCATCGTTAAAGGAGGGTAAAATTACAGAGATTCCAACTTTGAAGCTGAATGAACCTGATAAAATTCAATCATTGGAAAAGGAGGCATCATTTAAGGATGCACAAATTAAAAGGCAAGGCTCTCTCCATAAGATCGATGAAACTAATGAAAGCGAAAATTTTGAACATGAATACTTGGTTTCATCAAACCTAAATGATGCTTCTGTTTTGAGCTATAACTCAAAAGGAGTGCAGGTAATTAATTTAGACACAGATGTAGGATCGAGTTTTCCGCTTTCAAAAAGCAACAAGAAGCATCAAGATCCTGCTCAAGAATCAGTACCCCTAGAAGTGAGTAATGAAGGAAACAATAGAACTGAAGGTGATAAATTTTCATCTGATGGACTTCCAACTTCTGGTTTTGGTGTCTCTGAGGCTGATGAAACAGGGTTTAGCTACCATGAACCCATTTTACCTCCACGTGTATTTCATTCTGAAAGGATTCCAAGGGAGCAGGCTGAATTGAACCGTTTATCCAAATCTGATGATTCCTTTGGCTCTCAGTTTCTTAGAACTCAGGATAACTCCAATTTTTCTCAGACAATTATTGAATCAGCTGAAACATTGCTGGATGGGAATGCGACTCTGAAGCCTGAGCAATCTGTTTCATCTTCAAATGTTCCACGTGGAAATAGTCATGCTGTAGAAGATGGATTGGAGGCATTTGAAAAGTACAAAACATTAGCAGATACCAGtaataaaatgatgaataTTTCAGGTGAGCATGATGGGGCTGAGGTCAGTGATATGTCCAATATTAGAAGTCCTGCCAATAGGAAGGAAGCAGGAGGTTTGGCTCATCTTAGGGCAAGTGAAGAAGTTTCTGACAAGTGTAAGGAGGAATCTCTTATGGGACCCCTGGAGTCAGGCTGGATTGACGGAAGTACACATAAGAACCAAGGAAATGAAACTCAAGAGCAAACAGAGCCTTCATCATTGGCAGAGAATCCTGGTAAAACTGTTACTGAAGTAGAATCTGGAGTTGGTATTAACACTCCAGAGCATGGGGACATTCTTATTGATATTAATGACCGCTTTCCACGTGATTTCCTTTCTGATATATTCTCAAAGGCCAGAAACTTTGAAAGCATTTCTGGCATCAATCCATTGCATGCTAATGGGGCTGGCTTGAGCTTGAACGTGGAGAATCATGAGCCTAAGCGTTGGTCATACTTTAGAAACTTGGCTCAGGAGGAGTTTGTTGGAAGGGATGCTTCTCTTATGGATGATGACCACCTGGGCC GAACGTGGAGAATCATGAGCCTAAGCGTTGGTCATACTTTAGAAACTTGGCTCAGGAGGAGTTTGTTGGAAGGGATGCTTCTCTTATGGATGATGACCACCTGGGCCAGAAACTTTGAAAGCATTTCTGGCATCAATCCATTGCATGCTAATGGGGCTGGCTTGAGCTTGAACGTGGAGAATCATGAGCCTAAGCGTTGGTCATACTTTAGAAACTTGGCTCAGGAGGAGTTTGTTGGAAGGGATGCTTCTCTTATGGATGATGACCACCTGGGCTTCTCTTCCTCACTTGCAAATTCAGATGTAGGTGCGATTTATCACAGAGATTCTCAAATCAATTTTGGTGACAACATTCAGCCGGAATCCTGTCTGCTCACTGGACCCAGCTCTACAAATCCATATACAGATTATGTTTCTTCAAAGCCTAAGGGCGATGACAGCATACAGTTGGATGATCCTAGCGCTAAAGCCCAACACACTAAAGGCCAACATGCTGAGAATGTG GATGCAAAATTGGATATCCAAGATATTGGTGTACCTCTGGCTGATATTTATCTTGAAGAATTTGATATCAGTACGTTGCAG ATAATTAACAATGAAGACCTTGAAGAGCAACGAGAACTGGGTTCTGGCACATTTGGTACAGTGTATCATGGGAAGTGGCGAGGATCAGATGTAGCAATTAAAcggataaaaaaaagttgtttcaCCTGTAGGTCATCAGAGCAAGAAAGATTG ACTGTAGAGTTTTGGCGTGAAGCTGAGATTCTTTCAAAGCTTCATCATCCAAATGTGGTGGCCTTTTATGGTGTGGTGCAGGATGGGCCAGGTGGGACTTTGGCCACAGTGACTGAATTCATGGTCAATGGCTCCTTACGGAATGTTTTACTTAGCAAAGACCG GTACCTGGATCGACGCAAGAGGCTTATTATTGCAATGGATGCAGCATTTGGAATGGAATATCTGCATTCAAAGAATATTGTGCACTTTGATTTAAAATGCGACAACTTGCTTGTCAACTTGAAAGACCCTTTACGGCCAATTTGCAAG GTTGGAGATTTTGGCttgtcaaaaataaaaagaaacacatTAGTTACTGGCGGTGTCCGAGGGACCCTTCCATGGATGGCTCCTGAACTACTTAACGGTAGCAGCAGCAAGGTTTCTGAAAAG GTTGACGTATTCTC
- the LOC111802581 gene encoding uncharacterized protein LOC111802581 — protein sequence MHLVLRTRHLLPGVFTNIVRSPVVAFNLNGLRRNYAQPARIEEEEEEVEIDQRRLPADYDPANFDPTQHRSPPTDRVFRLVDEISGLTLVEVAELSSILRKKLGMTDMPVVGVMKPGAAGLAGMGMKASAAASKEEKKPEKTVYELKLESYEAAAKIKIIKEVRSFTDLGLKEAKDLVEKTPSVLKKGLSKEEGEQLIEKMKALGAKVILE from the coding sequence ATGCACTTAGTTTTAAGAACAAGGCATCTCCTACCCGGTGTGTTTACAAACATCGTTCGTTCCCCTGTGGTTGCCTTCAACTTAAATGGATTACGTAGAAATTACGCTCAACCTGCTCGGatagaggaggaagaggaggaagtgGAAATTGACCAGAGAAGGCTTCCAGCTGATTACGATCCAGCAAATTTCGATCCAACACAGCATCGCAGTCCTCCAACTGATCGTGTTTTTAGGCTTGTGGATGAAATATCAGGACTCACATTAGTTGAAGTTGCTGAATTATCTTCCATTTTGAGGAAAAAATTAGGAATGACAGACATGCCAGTGGTTGGAGTTATGAAACCAGGAGCTGCCGGATTAGCTGGTATGGGTATGAAGGCATCAGCAGCAGCTTCcaaggaggagaagaagccAGAAAAGACTGTTTATGAATTGAAATTAGAGTCTTACGAAGCAGCTgcaaagattaaaattataaaggaGGTAAGAAGTTTCACGGATTTAGGGCTTAAAGAAGCAAAGGATCTAGTGGAGAAAACGCCATCAGTGTTGAAGAAGGGATTGTCAAAGGAAGAGGGTGAACAATTGATTGAAAAGATGAAGGCACTCGGTGCAAAAGTCATCTTGGAATGA
- the LOC111802461 gene encoding uncharacterized protein LOC111802461 yields MFSPGTARSPATPITAISFGEPRARSFLKEATPSPLLSLFTRASLHAHSVPRPCSTLKAMADGEAVTLSPKITASSPSVSGKKLALISLSDKKNLAFLGNGLQELGYTIVSTGGTASTLETSGVSVTKVEELTSFPEMLDGRVKTLHPSIHGGILARRDQKHHMDALDKHGIGTFDVVVVNLYPFYDKVTSSQKIDFEDGIENIDIGGPAMIRAAAKNHKDVLVVVDTEDYPALLDFLKGNEDDQQFRRKLAWKAFQHVASYDSAVSEWLWKQTVGDKFPPSLTVPLSLKSSLRYGENPHQKAAFYVDKSISEVNTGGIATAIQHHGKEMSYNNYLDADAAWNCVSEFRNPTCVVVKHTNPCGVASRDDILEAYRLAVKADPVSAFGGIVAFNVEVDEVLAREIREFRSPTDGETRMFYEIVVAPKYTEKGLEILRGKSKTLRILEANKNEKGKLSLRQVGGGWLAQDSDDLVPQDIQFNVVSGKAPQESELQDAEFAWLCVKHVKSNAIVIAKNNCMLGMGSGQPNRLESLRIALRKAGDEVKGAALASDAFFPFAWNDAVEEACQSGVGVIAEPGGSIRDPDAIDCCNKYGVSLVFTNVRHFRH; encoded by the exons ATGTTCAGCCCTGGTACTGCTCGTTCTCCTGCTACGCCTATCACTGCTATTTCATTTGGAGAACCTCGTGCTCGGTCCTTCCTTAAGGAAGCCACTCCATCGCCTCTTCTT TCTTTATTCACCCGTGCCTCCCTCCACGCCCACTCTGTGCCACGACCGTGCTCTACTCTCAAAGCCATGGCTGATGGTGAAGCCGTCACTCTTTCTCCAAAGATCACCGCTTCATCTCCTTCTG TTTCAGGAAAGAAGCTAGCTCTGATATCCTTGTCAGACAAGAAAAATCTTGCATTTCTAGGAAATGGGCTTCAAGAATTAGG CTACACGATTGTTTCAACTGGAGGAACTGCATCTACATTGGAAACTTCTGGGGTAAGCGTTACTAAGGTGGAGGAGCTGACAAGTTTCCCTGAAATG CTTGATGGTCGTGTAAAAACTTTGCATCCTTCTATACATGGGGGTATTCTTGCTAGAAGGGACCAAAAGCATCATATGGACGCCCTTGATAAACATGGAATTG GCACATTTGATGTTGTCGTGGTAAACTTGTACCCCTTCTATGATAAAGTCACCTCATCTCAAAAAATAGACTTTGAAGATGGAATCGAGAACATTGATATTGGTGGCCCGGCCATGATCAGAGCTGCTGCAAAG AACCACAAGGATGTCTTAGTGGTCGTTGATACCGAAGACTATCCTGCACTGCTTGATTTCTTGAAAGGAAATGAGGATGATCAACAATTTCGTAGAAAGCTTGCTTGGAAGGCATTTCAACATGTAGCTTCTTACGATTCTGCAGTCTCAGAATGGCTGTGGAAGCAGACTGTTGGAG ATAAATTTCCTCCCAGCTTAACCGTGCCACTTTCCCTCAAAAGTTCTCTTCGCTACGGTGAAAATCCTCATCAGAAGGCGGCCTTTTATGTTGATAAGAGTATCTCTGAAGTCAATACAGGTGGTATTGCAACAGCCATCCAACACCATGGAAAG GAGATGTCTTATAATAACTACTTAGATGCGGATGCAGCTTGGAATTGTGTGTCAGAGTTTAGGAATCCTACTTGTGTAGTTGTGAAACACACAAATCCATGTGGTGTAGCTTCACGTGATGATATTCTGGAAGCATATAGACTAGCTGTGAAGGCTGACCCCGTGAGTGCATTTGGTGGCATTGTAGCCTTCAACGTAGAAGTTGATGAG GTTCTTGCAAGGGAAATTCGGGAGTTCAGAAGCCCTACAGATGGGGAAACACGGATGTTTTATGAGATTGTTGTTGCACCCAAGTACACAGAGAAGGGGCTTGAGATCTTGCGTGGGAAATCAAAGACTCTGCGAATTCTTGAGGCAAACAAAAATGAGAAAGGAAAACTCTCACTCAGGCAAGTTGGTGGGGGGTGGTTAGCACAAGATTCTGACGACTTGGTTCCCCAAGATATACAATTTAACGTAGTTTCTGGAAAGGCCCCTCAAGAGAGCGAGCTTCAAGATGCAGAGTTTGCATGGTTGTGCGTCAAGCATGTTAAGAGCAATGCCATTGTGATAGCAAAG AATAACTGTATGTTGGGTATGGGAAGCGGGCAACCAAATCGTCTCGAAAGTTTGAGGATAGCCTTGAGGAAAGCTGGGGACGAGGTCAAAGGAGCTGCTTTGGCTAGTGACGCATTCTTCCCATTTG CTTGGAATGATGCAGTGGAAGAAGCATGCCAGAGTGGAGTAGGTGTTATTGCAGAGCCCGGGGGCAGCATTCGAGATCCTGATGCTATCGACTGCTGCAACAAGTATGGCGTGTCCCTCGTCTTCACCAACGTGAGGCATTTCAGGCATTGA